One stretch of Argiope bruennichi chromosome 3, qqArgBrue1.1, whole genome shotgun sequence DNA includes these proteins:
- the LOC129963848 gene encoding uncharacterized protein LOC129963848 has product MEMEPATSNEEPESPISLSRFNLKPIPPRVQQTWFGKIRAFNTFSALEWTYLAVSLIALAASLGITISRLAEEKPSESDFTFAILLLLTIVFCFHYVTHSIFTERWDELIVFVVSNIIVLVYCIVNYINSVRTTTKLVRLCLICVLGPFLIVVGILQSFRYCRSNNLIFNTVGGISSLQDSCRLFYICSSLLKFDLQLQLSMLILVMGKGVLDMSLTQKLILASGVPISILFILVGFLGLRHENRAVMIAFYILGLFEPGYIIYKFYYTITHEKDVDATYDATFVCGYFALVIWVLLIVSTVYFVIYHFGKGLKEKMFENRSQKEHSQSANTVAETLSPSETTTDQNP; this is encoded by the exons atgGAAATGGAACCTGCTACAAGTAATGAAGAACCGGAAAGTCCTATTTCTCTGAGTCGGTTTAATCTGAAACCTATTCCACCCCGCGTTCAACAAACCTGGTTTGGAAAA ATTCGAGCATTCAACACATTTTCGGCATTAGAATGGACTTATTTAGCTGTGTCTTTGATTGCTCTTGCAGCCTCTTTAGGTATAACAATTTCCAGGTTAGCTGAAGAAAAACCCAGCGAAAGTGATTTTACATTTGCCATTCTCCTTTTGTTAACAAtag TATTTTGTTTCCACTATGTGACACATTCTATTTTTACTGAACGTTGGGATGAATTGATTGTTTTTGTTGTCAGCAACATCATTGTGCTGGTGTACTGCATTGTAAACTACATTAATAGTGTCAGGACTACTACAAAACTG gTTCGTTTATGCCTTATTTGTGTATTGGGACCATTTTTAATAGTTGTTGGAATTTTGCAAAGCTTTCGATATTGTCGATCTAACAACTTGATTTTTAATACTGTTGGAGGTATAAGTTCATTGCAAGATTCATGCCGTTTGTTCTACATATGTAGTTCTTTATTGAAGTTTGATTTGCAACTCCAg CTCAGCATGTTGATTCTAGTCATGGGTAAAGGTGTACTGGATATGTCTTTAactcaaaaattgattttagctTCTGGGGTTCCTATAAGCATCCTCTTTATTTTGGTCGGATTCTTAGGA TTGCGGCATGAAAACAGAGCTGTGATgatagcattttatattttgggTTTATTTGAGCCTGGTTATATCATCTACAAGTTCTattat aCTATTACACATGAAAAAGATGTTGATGCCACTTACGATGCTACATTTGTTTGTGGCTATTTTGCTCTTGTCATATGGGTATTGCTTATAGTATCTACAGTGTACTTTGTCATCTACCATTTTGGAAAAGGGCTGAAAGAAAAaa tgtttGAAAATCGATCACAAAAGGAGCATTCACAAAGTGCCAATACAGTAGCTGAAACCCTCTCTCCTAGTGAAACAACAACTGATCAAAATCCTTAA
- the LOC129963786 gene encoding 4'-phosphopantetheine phosphatase-like, translated as MSCSNKEAGSITLPEDVFRNLQKAKRFAIDIGGSLTKIAYYSTVSYKRALYSLDENGDSQNPDDTHYEVIETDVEAARLHFIKFETKHIESCLRFIQKNLIGSPDFMRGKSIKATGGGAYKYTDVLTKTLGLMVDKENEMECLIKGCNFVLKNIPDEVFEYSRNASPEYHFHSVEPNMYPYLLVNIGSGVSIMLVESESSYERIGGSAMGGGTFWGLGSLLTKAKGFDELLELAEKGDHRGVDMLVKDIYGGDCSGMGLPGDLIACSFGKAIHSSKDKDFNPGQFAEPDIARSLLFMISNDIGQIACLYAMMHNLGKVYFGGYFLRAHYLSMHTISFAINYWSKGKVQALFLRHEGYLAAIGAFLTGAEEYDTDKYSWCENYAGSSGLSSPLPAPPISGNPMIDQLEIDCANWQLVHCPLLKEPAEYVPDTIDLNQDAEAREYWLTCFENAIDKFVERAIQSQSHHADAQHRAKIFKEKYLSRLQHLRTHPFAYGSLTVRSLLDMREHCLTEFDFPDPYLQQKRLENEMALKMLKSRIDDLNSMEWEEKQIALVKGLLAGNMFDWGAKEVAKMMESSNFGFSEAKTKIQERPWLVDNLNEWLERLKGTPHKCAAIFVDNSGMDIVLGVLPFALELLRRKTKVLLCANSKPALNDVTYQELKVLMRKASVFISEIKDALSTCQLKILDSGQGSPCLDLSRLNLEVAQAMETHGTDLVVFEGMGRAVHTNLNAEFKCECIKAAVLKNQWLCHRLGGEMYSVIFKYEIPPGKA; from the exons ATGAGTTGTTCTAATAAAGAAGCAGGCAGCATAACCTTGCCTGAAGATGTATTTAGAAACCTTCAAAAGGCCAAAAGATTTGCTATTGATATAG GTGGCTCATTAACTAAAATTGCTTATTATTCCACTGTCTCATACAAGCGAGCTTTATATTCTTTAGATGAAAATGGTGATTCCCAA AATCCTGATGATACTCATTATGAAGTAATTGAAACAGATGTGGAAGCTGCTcgattacattttataaaatttgaaaccaagCATATTGAATCATGTCtgagatttattcaaaaaaatctaattggtTCACCAGATTTTATGAGAGGCAAAAGTATAAAAGCCACTGGTGGAGGAGCTTACAAATATACTGATGTTCTTACAAAGACTCTAGGATTAAT gGTAGATAAGGAAAATGAGATGGAGTGCCTAATCAAGGGCTGTAATTTTGTGTTGAAGAATATTCCTGACGAAGTATTTGAGTATAGTCGCAATGCTAGTCCTGAGTATCACTTTCATAGTGTGGAACCAAATATGTATCCATATTTGCTTGTTAATATTGGCTCTGGTGTTAGCATAATGTTg gtTGAATCTGAATCGTCTTATGAAAGGATTGGTGGGTCAGCTATGGGTGGAGGAACTTTTTGGGGATTGGGATCTCTTCTCACCAAAGCTaag GGTTTTGATGAACTCCTGGAGTTGGCTGAAAAAGGTGATCACAGAGGTGTTGACATGCTAGTGAAGGATATATATGGAGGTGATTGTTCTGGTATGGGTCTTCCTGGTGATTTGATTGCTTGCAGTTTTGGAAAAGCAATACATTCTTCAAAAGATAAAGATTTCAATCCTG GTCAATTTGCTGAACCTGATATTGCCAGGAGTTTGCTGTTTATGATAAGCAATGATATTGGTCAAATAGCTTGTCTTTATGCCATGATGCATAATCTTGGAAAAGTTTATTTTGGTGGTTATTTCCTTAGAGCTCATTATCTTAGTATGCATACCATAtcatttgctattaattactGGAGTAAG GGTAAAGTGCAGGCTTTATTTCTGCGCCATGAAGGCTATTTAGCTGCAATTGGAGCATTTTTAACTGGTGCTGAGGAATATG aTACAGACAAATATTCCTGGTGTGAAAATTATGCTGGAAGTTCTGGACTTAGCAGTCCTCTGCCAGCTCCTCCTATCTCAGGTAACCCTATG ATTGATCAACTAGAAATCGATTGTGCTAACTGGCAACTTGTTCATTGCCCACTACTCAAAGAACCTGCTGAATATGTACCTGACACAATCGATTTGAATCAAGATGCGGAGGCTAGAGAATATTGGCTAACTTGCTTTGAAAATGCTATAGATAAA TTTGTAGAAAGAGCTATTCAAAGCCAAAGTCATCATGCTGATGCCCAACAtagagcaaaaatatttaaagaaaagtatcTCAGTCGATTACAACACTTAAGAACTCATCCTTT TGCATATGGTTCTTTAACTGTACGAAGCTTGTTAGATATGCGTGAGCACTGTCTAACTGAATTTGATTTCCCTGATCCATACTTGCAG cAAAAGCGATTGGAAAATGAGATGGCtcttaaaatgttgaaatctaGAATCGATGACTTGAATTCTATGGAATGGGAAGAAAAACAAATTGCTCTGGTTAAAGGACTTTTAGCTGGTAACATGTTTGATTGGGGAGCCAAAGAAGTTGCTAAGATGATGGAATCTTCAAACTTTGGATTTTCTGAGGCCAAAACAAAAATTCAAg AGAGACCTTGGTTAGTGGATAATCTAAATGAGTGGCTGGAGCGACTTAAAGGTACTCCTCACAAATGTGCTGCAATATTTGTTGATAATAGTGGAATGGATATTGTTTTAGGTGTCCTACCTTTTGCACTAGAGCtcttaagaagaaaaacaaag GTCTTACTTTGTGCAAATTCTAAACCAGCATTGAATGATGTCACTTATcaagaattaaaagttttaatgcgCAAAGCCTCAGTTTTCATCAGTGAAATCAAAGATGCACTTTCTACGTGTCAGTTAAAAATTCTTGATTCTGGGCAAGGGTCACCATGCCTTGATCTGAG CCGCTTAAACCTTGAAGTTGCTCAAGCAATGGAAACCCATGGAACAGACCTTGTTGTATTTGAAGGAATGGGTCGAGCAGTGCATACCAACCTTAATGCTGAATTTAAATGTGAATGTATAAAAGCTGCTGTTTTGAAAAATCAGTGGCTATGTCACCGCTTAGGTGGAGAAATGTATTCAGTCATTTTCAAGTATGAAATTCCTCCAGGAAAGGCATAA